The following proteins come from a genomic window of Triticum aestivum cultivar Chinese Spring chromosome 6A, IWGSC CS RefSeq v2.1, whole genome shotgun sequence:
- the LOC123128260 gene encoding putative U-box domain-containing protein 42 isoform X1, protein MDTVMLIVPTADFSQEDSMASSKAIMERQTARRAPTNMTQILESLFASVNLAKDLTVRCRGRALQLTDDEMQSIAHDLESVIQNICDHLGRIPASALGSNANTDVAMKSNSRRGYTDVAMSMNAVTDMPNRRSVYESDMPRLVDFLQGMYHESHEFGGQTFNSLPEVTEYVEPLYDGFFCPLTKEVMTDPVMTEGGVTYDRRAIEEHFERYADSLEPVCCPVTKAPLQSKAVMSNASLKSVIAEWGMRNEAMRIRVARTALSLSTTEAMVLEAIHELKSLAKLRGKNKELMHKIGVTKVLSRLLDNHNEQIRLDTLELLSLLVKDEEGREIVGKTKAIARTVKLLSSSTIDERHAAVSFLLELSESQLLLEKIGSTAGSILILTTMKINDSDDPLAAEKSGAVLKNLEKCPKNIKYMAESGYLEPLWSHLVEGPEEVQMEMISYLSELVLYQEVTIEITESTSGVLIKMVHSCNTVVHKAALDVLVQLSSHHPNSKVLVEAGAVLVMVEELFIRKIDDEPESYKAKAATALANIVESGIDPDTTVVNKEGHVLTSKYCIYNFVSMLKCFIPDDFNLSIIRLLLALTAFAKPLDVMVSVVRENHRGHAIVELMSSPMEALSIAATRLLITLSAHIGHTIAERLCKTQGQPGRLVKSISHARQITERHAASVTLLSRLPHRNISLNLALVQEGAVSVLLSGIEEMQSSAKRRSRYAVQYMEGLVGSLVRLTATLYNPTVLKEAMDHSLASVLTELLTGAAGSAEVQRLAAVGLENLSYQSIKLSQMPPEEDPRPKKKTMLKRLMTTRAHGNKTLQHQQPVCPVHRGVCSTVTSFCLLEAGAVEGLLGSLESDSPRVVEAALGALCTLVDDRVDVERSVSALAQLDAPRRVLGALRQHRENVLWQKCFCMVDKFLAHGDDRCVREVTGDRVLPAALVSAFHKGDAGAKQAAEGILTRLHRMPDYSATYMSVEI, encoded by the exons TCATGTTGATAGTACCCACTGCCGATTTTAGCCAAGAGGACTCCATGGCGTCTAGCAAGGCCATAATGGAGCGTCAAACAGCTCGCAGGGCCCCAACCAATATGACACAGATACTGGAATCTCTATTTGCCAGTGTCAACCTTGCTAAAGACCTCACTGTAAGGTGTAGAGGAAGAGCGCTGCAACTCACAGATGATGAGATGCAAAGCATAGCACATGACCTGGAGAGTGTCATTCAGAACATATGTGATCATCTTGGCAGGATACCAGCATCAGCACTTGGCAGCAATGCTAACACTGACGTGGCAATGAAGTCAAACTCAAGGAGGGGCTACACCGATGTTGCTATGTCCATGAATGCAGTGACCGACATGCCCAATAGGAGGTCTGTCTACGAGAGTGACATGCCGAGGCTGGTGGACTTTCTGCAGGGAATGTACCATGAATCACATGAATTTGGCGGGCAGACGTTTAACTCTCTCCCAGAGGTCACGGAATATGTTGAGCCTCTGTATGATGGATTCTTCTGTCCACTGACGAAAGAGGTGATGACTGATCCTGTGATGACAGAGGGCGGTGTGACATATGACAGGAGAGCCATAGAGGAGCATTTTGAGAGGTATGCGGACAGTTTGGAACCTGTCTGCTGCCCTGTCACAAAAGCTCCATTGCAGAGTAAGGCAGTGATGAGTAATGCTTCCCTGAAGAGTGTGATTGCAGAATGGGGAATGAGGAATGAGGCAATGCGGATTAGAGTTGCGCGAACTGCGCTCTCTTTGTCGACTACTGAGGCTATGGTGCTCGAGGCCATACATGAGCTGAAATCGCTGGCCAAGCTGAGGGGGAAGAACAAGGAGCTGATGCATAAAATTGGTGTCACCAAGGTCCTATCACGTTTGTTGGACAACCACAATGAACAGATTCGGCTTGACACATTGGAGCTTTTGTCCTTGTTAGTTAAGGATGAAGAAGGAAGG GAAATCGTTGGAAAAACCAAGGCCATTGCCAGGACAGTTAAGCTACTGTCAAGTAGTACTATTGATGAAAGGCACGCGGCCGTCTCTTTCTTGCTAGAGCTTTCAGAGTCTCAGTTATTGCTGGAGAAAATTGGGTCAACTGCTGGAAGTATTCTGATTCTCACCACAATGAAGATTAATGATTCTGATGATCCACTTGCTGCTGAGAAATCTGGAGCAGTCCTCAAGAACCTGGAAAAGTGTCCAAAGAACATCAAGTACATGGCCGAAAGTGGCTACCTAGAACCCCTTTGGAGTCATCTTGTTGAAG GCCCAGAAGAGGTGCAGATGGAGATGATCAGCTACCTAAGCGAGTTGGTCCTATACCAGGAAGTCACCATTGAAATCACCGAGAGCACGTCGGGCGTCCTCATCAAGATGGTGCACAGTTGCAACACGGTGGTCCATAAGGCAGCACTCGATGTGCTGGTCCAGCTTTCCTCGCACCACCCCAACAGCAAGGTGCTCGTTGAGGCAGGTGCTGTCCTGGTCATGGTCGAGGAGCTTTTCATAAGGAAGATAGATGACGAACCCGAGAGCTACAAGGCCAAGGCTGCCACCGCCCTAGCCAACATTGTTGAGTCCGGCATTGATCCAGACACCACTGTGGTGAACAAGGAAGGCCACGTCCTCACGTCCAAGTATTGCATCTACAACTTTGTGTCCATGCTCAAGTGCTTCATACCCGACGACTTCAACCTCAGCATCATCCGCCTACTGCTTGCGCTCACCGCATTCGCCAAGCCCCTGGATGTCATGGTCTCAGTGGTCAGAGAGAACCACCGCGGCCATGCCATTGTGGAGCTCATGAGCTCCCCAATGGAGGCGCTTAGCATTGCTGCGACGAGGCTGCTCATTACCCTGTCCGCGCACATTGGCCACACCATCGCCGAGAGGCTCTGCAAGACGCAGGGGCAGCCGGGCAGGCTGGTCAAAAGCATCAGCCACGCCAGGCAAATCACCGAGCGGCATGCTGCTTCGGTGACGCTCCTCTCAAGGCTACCGCACCGAAACATCTCGCTCAACCTTGCGCTGGTGCAGGAGGGCGCCGTGTCGGTTCTGCTGAGCGGGATAGAAGAGATGCAGAGCAGCGCAAAGAGAAGGAGCAGGTACGCGGTACAGTACATGGAGGGTCTGGTGGGCTCGCTGGTGCGGCTCACCGCGACGCTGTACAACCCGACCGTTCTGAAGGAAGCGATGGACCACAGCTTGGCCTCGGTGCTGACTGAACTCCTCACCGGAGCTGCCGGAAGCGCCGAGGTGCAGCGGCTCGCCGCCGTGGGGCTAGAAAACCTCAGCTACCAGTCCATCAAGCTGTCGCAGATGCCGCCGGAGGAGGACCCACGGCCAAAGAAGAAGACAATGCTGAAGCGCCTAATGACCACAAGGGCGCACGGCAACAAGACCCTCCAACACCAACAACCCGTCTGCCCGGTGCACCGGGGAGTCTGTTCCACGGTGACGTCCTTCTGCCTCCTCGAGGCCGGCGCCGTCGAGGGCCTCCTTGGCAGCCTCGAGAGCGACAGCCCCCGGGTCGTCGAGGCCGCGCTGGGAGCGCTGTGCACGCTCGTCGACGACCGGGTGGACGTGGAGAGGAGCGTGTCTGCCCTCGCCCAACTGGACGCCCCGCGGCGTGTGCTGGGGGCGCTGAGGCAGCACAGGGAGAACGTGCTGTGGCAGAAGTGCTtctgcatggtggacaaattcctGGCGCACGGCGACGACCGGTGCGTGAGGGAGGTGACCGGGGACAGGGTGCTGCCGGCGGCGCTAGTGAGTGCCTTCCACAAGGGCGACGCCGGCGCCAAGCAGGCCGCCGAGGGCATCCTCACGCGGCTGCACAGGATGCCCGACTACTCGGCGACCTATATGTCCGTGGAGATTTAG
- the LOC123128260 gene encoding putative U-box domain-containing protein 42 isoform X2, which produces MARNLEPKPEPDELRRAALPGFGPREHLRPQPPVPPSECASEEIQRVLFWRNRRQSRSFYNSSTVHTESQCSNLLGVMDTVMLIVPTADFSQEDSMASSKAIMERQTARRAPTNMTQILESLFASVNLAKDLTVRCRGRALQLTDDEMQSIAHDLESVIQNICDHLGRIPASALGSNANTDVAMKSNSRRGYTDVAMSMNAVTDMPNRRSVYESDMPRLVDFLQGMYHESHEFGGQTFNSLPEVTEYVEPLYDGFFCPLTKEVMTDPVMTEGGVTYDRRAIEEHFERYADSLEPVCCPVTKAPLQSKAVMSNASLKSVIAEWGMRNEAMRIRVARTALSLSTTEAMVLEAIHELKSLAKLRGKNKELMHKIGVTKVLSRLLDNHNEQIRLDTLELLSLLVKDEEGREIVGKTKAIARTVKLLSSSTIDERHAAVSFLLELSESQLLLEKIGSTAGSILILTTMKINDSDDPLAAEKSGAVLKNLEKCPKNIKYMAESGYLEPLWSHLVEGPEEVQMEMISYLSELVLYQEVTIEITESTSGVLIKMVHSCNTVVHKAALDVLVQLSSHHPNSKVLVEAGAVLVMVEELFIRKIDDEPESYKAKAATALANIVESGIDPDTTVVNKEGHVLTSKYCIYNFVSMLKCFIPDDFNLSIIRLLLALTAFAKPLDVMVSVVRENHRGHAIVELMSSPMEALSIAATRLLITLSAHIGHTIAERLCKTQGQPGRLVKSISHARQITERHAASVTLLSRLPHRNISLNLALVQEGAVSVLLSGIEEMQSSAKRRSRYAVQYMEGLVGSLVRLTATLYNPTVLKEAMDHSLASVLTELLTGAAGSAEVQRLAAVGLENLSYQSIKLSQMPPEEDPRPKKKTMLKRLMTTRAHGNKTLQHQQPVCPVHRGVCSTVTSFCLLEAGAVEGLLGSLESDSPRVVEAALGALCTLVDDRVDVERSVSALAQLDAPRRVLGALRQHRENVLWQKCFCMVDKFLAHGDDRCVREVTGDRVLPAALVSAFHKGDAGAKQAAEGILTRLHRMPDYSATYMSVEI; this is translated from the exons TCATGTTGATAGTACCCACTGCCGATTTTAGCCAAGAGGACTCCATGGCGTCTAGCAAGGCCATAATGGAGCGTCAAACAGCTCGCAGGGCCCCAACCAATATGACACAGATACTGGAATCTCTATTTGCCAGTGTCAACCTTGCTAAAGACCTCACTGTAAGGTGTAGAGGAAGAGCGCTGCAACTCACAGATGATGAGATGCAAAGCATAGCACATGACCTGGAGAGTGTCATTCAGAACATATGTGATCATCTTGGCAGGATACCAGCATCAGCACTTGGCAGCAATGCTAACACTGACGTGGCAATGAAGTCAAACTCAAGGAGGGGCTACACCGATGTTGCTATGTCCATGAATGCAGTGACCGACATGCCCAATAGGAGGTCTGTCTACGAGAGTGACATGCCGAGGCTGGTGGACTTTCTGCAGGGAATGTACCATGAATCACATGAATTTGGCGGGCAGACGTTTAACTCTCTCCCAGAGGTCACGGAATATGTTGAGCCTCTGTATGATGGATTCTTCTGTCCACTGACGAAAGAGGTGATGACTGATCCTGTGATGACAGAGGGCGGTGTGACATATGACAGGAGAGCCATAGAGGAGCATTTTGAGAGGTATGCGGACAGTTTGGAACCTGTCTGCTGCCCTGTCACAAAAGCTCCATTGCAGAGTAAGGCAGTGATGAGTAATGCTTCCCTGAAGAGTGTGATTGCAGAATGGGGAATGAGGAATGAGGCAATGCGGATTAGAGTTGCGCGAACTGCGCTCTCTTTGTCGACTACTGAGGCTATGGTGCTCGAGGCCATACATGAGCTGAAATCGCTGGCCAAGCTGAGGGGGAAGAACAAGGAGCTGATGCATAAAATTGGTGTCACCAAGGTCCTATCACGTTTGTTGGACAACCACAATGAACAGATTCGGCTTGACACATTGGAGCTTTTGTCCTTGTTAGTTAAGGATGAAGAAGGAAGG GAAATCGTTGGAAAAACCAAGGCCATTGCCAGGACAGTTAAGCTACTGTCAAGTAGTACTATTGATGAAAGGCACGCGGCCGTCTCTTTCTTGCTAGAGCTTTCAGAGTCTCAGTTATTGCTGGAGAAAATTGGGTCAACTGCTGGAAGTATTCTGATTCTCACCACAATGAAGATTAATGATTCTGATGATCCACTTGCTGCTGAGAAATCTGGAGCAGTCCTCAAGAACCTGGAAAAGTGTCCAAAGAACATCAAGTACATGGCCGAAAGTGGCTACCTAGAACCCCTTTGGAGTCATCTTGTTGAAG GCCCAGAAGAGGTGCAGATGGAGATGATCAGCTACCTAAGCGAGTTGGTCCTATACCAGGAAGTCACCATTGAAATCACCGAGAGCACGTCGGGCGTCCTCATCAAGATGGTGCACAGTTGCAACACGGTGGTCCATAAGGCAGCACTCGATGTGCTGGTCCAGCTTTCCTCGCACCACCCCAACAGCAAGGTGCTCGTTGAGGCAGGTGCTGTCCTGGTCATGGTCGAGGAGCTTTTCATAAGGAAGATAGATGACGAACCCGAGAGCTACAAGGCCAAGGCTGCCACCGCCCTAGCCAACATTGTTGAGTCCGGCATTGATCCAGACACCACTGTGGTGAACAAGGAAGGCCACGTCCTCACGTCCAAGTATTGCATCTACAACTTTGTGTCCATGCTCAAGTGCTTCATACCCGACGACTTCAACCTCAGCATCATCCGCCTACTGCTTGCGCTCACCGCATTCGCCAAGCCCCTGGATGTCATGGTCTCAGTGGTCAGAGAGAACCACCGCGGCCATGCCATTGTGGAGCTCATGAGCTCCCCAATGGAGGCGCTTAGCATTGCTGCGACGAGGCTGCTCATTACCCTGTCCGCGCACATTGGCCACACCATCGCCGAGAGGCTCTGCAAGACGCAGGGGCAGCCGGGCAGGCTGGTCAAAAGCATCAGCCACGCCAGGCAAATCACCGAGCGGCATGCTGCTTCGGTGACGCTCCTCTCAAGGCTACCGCACCGAAACATCTCGCTCAACCTTGCGCTGGTGCAGGAGGGCGCCGTGTCGGTTCTGCTGAGCGGGATAGAAGAGATGCAGAGCAGCGCAAAGAGAAGGAGCAGGTACGCGGTACAGTACATGGAGGGTCTGGTGGGCTCGCTGGTGCGGCTCACCGCGACGCTGTACAACCCGACCGTTCTGAAGGAAGCGATGGACCACAGCTTGGCCTCGGTGCTGACTGAACTCCTCACCGGAGCTGCCGGAAGCGCCGAGGTGCAGCGGCTCGCCGCCGTGGGGCTAGAAAACCTCAGCTACCAGTCCATCAAGCTGTCGCAGATGCCGCCGGAGGAGGACCCACGGCCAAAGAAGAAGACAATGCTGAAGCGCCTAATGACCACAAGGGCGCACGGCAACAAGACCCTCCAACACCAACAACCCGTCTGCCCGGTGCACCGGGGAGTCTGTTCCACGGTGACGTCCTTCTGCCTCCTCGAGGCCGGCGCCGTCGAGGGCCTCCTTGGCAGCCTCGAGAGCGACAGCCCCCGGGTCGTCGAGGCCGCGCTGGGAGCGCTGTGCACGCTCGTCGACGACCGGGTGGACGTGGAGAGGAGCGTGTCTGCCCTCGCCCAACTGGACGCCCCGCGGCGTGTGCTGGGGGCGCTGAGGCAGCACAGGGAGAACGTGCTGTGGCAGAAGTGCTtctgcatggtggacaaattcctGGCGCACGGCGACGACCGGTGCGTGAGGGAGGTGACCGGGGACAGGGTGCTGCCGGCGGCGCTAGTGAGTGCCTTCCACAAGGGCGACGCCGGCGCCAAGCAGGCCGCCGAGGGCATCCTCACGCGGCTGCACAGGATGCCCGACTACTCGGCGACCTATATGTCCGTGGAGATTTAG